The Deltaproteobacteria bacterium genome includes a window with the following:
- the ampD gene encoding 1,6-anhydro-N-acetylmuramyl-L-alanine amidase AmpD yields the protein MGCQEVGMRIKRISSPNFSSRDGHQVDMIVIHAISLPPGEFGTGHVLALFLNRLDPSVHPYFQELDGLRVSAHYFIEREGGVVELVDPDQMAWHAGESSFEGRQGCNPFSIGIELEGDPDRPFTEGQYRSLVELCLMLMKRYPLISPERIVGHCDIAPRRKEDPGSFFDWGRFKDELGRKLKQMSGDKGTQDI from the coding sequence ATGGGATGTCAAGAGGTCGGCATGAGGATTAAAAGGATATCCAGCCCCAACTTCTCAAGCCGGGATGGCCACCAAGTGGATATGATCGTCATCCACGCCATAAGCCTCCCCCCGGGGGAGTTTGGCACGGGCCATGTACTTGCCCTCTTTCTGAACAGATTAGATCCCTCTGTCCACCCCTACTTCCAGGAATTGGATGGTTTGAGGGTTTCTGCCCACTACTTTATCGAGCGGGAGGGGGGGGTCGTCGAACTGGTGGACCCCGATCAAATGGCCTGGCATGCAGGTGAAAGCTCCTTTGAGGGAAGGCAGGGCTGCAACCCATTCTCCATCGGCATTGAGCTGGAGGGGGACCCAGATCGCCCCTTTACCGAAGGACAATATCGTTCTCTGGTGGAGTTATGCCTGATGTTGATGAAGAGGTATCCCCTGATCAGCCCAGAGAGGATAGTGGGCCACTGCGATATCGCTCCCAGGAGAAAGGAGGACCCAGGTTCCTTCTTCGATTGGGGGAGATTTAAGGATGAATTGGGCAGGAAATTGAAGCAAATGTCAGGGGATAAAGGGACACAAGATATCTGA
- a CDS encoding radical SAM protein — translation MKIAMELKKATWGKIVDIIVQIVDKGPVRKFLIKKAGEKLWKAIVEEEEEGLRPAQELKYAFVRNLLYTTDEHLMKGILSKDVFHKMIEVLAKHVFIEDISERDIIREERKDIVYPCFLVLSPTQLCNLHCRGCYASSASHTSSSLPYSIVSRIIREKVNFWRSRFTVISGGEPFLWHSEGKGIIDLAREHNDNFFMVYTNGTMINREVARQMAEVGNITPAISVEGFEEKTDQRRGKGVFKKIMKAFACLREAGVPFGISVVATKDNWDETTNREFLRFYFDEQGVFYGWLFQYMPIGRRYTLEEMVTPEQRLEMFKRNVWAIKEGGYNYIDFWNQGVMTDGCLAAGRMGGYLYIDWNGNVMPCVFIPYYADNILKVYERGGDLDDVLYSPYFKEIRRWQSHYAYGKPALERDNLILPCPIRDHHEAIYEILGTHYRIRPADKPAKEAAEDKGYHEGLIEYDKLLREVIDPVWETEYKKTA, via the coding sequence ATGAAGATCGCCATGGAACTAAAGAAGGCCACTTGGGGGAAGATTGTCGATATAATCGTCCAGATAGTAGACAAAGGGCCTGTTAGAAAATTTCTGATCAAAAAGGCGGGTGAGAAGCTCTGGAAGGCCATTGTCGAGGAAGAGGAAGAGGGGCTTAGACCGGCCCAGGAGCTTAAGTATGCCTTTGTACGTAACCTCCTTTACACCACGGACGAACACCTGATGAAAGGTATCCTCAGCAAAGATGTCTTTCACAAGATGATCGAGGTCCTCGCCAAACACGTCTTTATTGAGGATATTTCAGAAAGGGACATCATCAGGGAAGAGAGAAAGGACATCGTTTATCCTTGCTTCCTTGTCCTGAGCCCCACCCAATTGTGCAACCTCCACTGTCGTGGTTGCTACGCCAGCAGCGCAAGCCATACCAGCTCTTCCCTCCCATACAGCATTGTCAGTAGGATCATCAGGGAGAAGGTAAATTTTTGGCGTTCCCGTTTCACGGTCATCTCGGGAGGGGAACCCTTCCTCTGGCATAGTGAGGGGAAGGGGATCATTGACCTAGCCAGGGAGCATAATGATAACTTCTTCATGGTCTATACCAATGGTACCATGATCAACCGAGAGGTGGCCCGGCAAATGGCGGAGGTAGGCAACATCACCCCCGCCATTTCGGTGGAGGGGTTCGAGGAAAAGACCGATCAGAGGCGGGGCAAAGGGGTCTTTAAGAAGATCATGAAGGCATTTGCATGCCTGAGAGAGGCGGGTGTCCCCTTTGGCATCTCTGTCGTAGCTACCAAGGACAACTGGGATGAGACCACCAACAGGGAATTCCTCCGCTTTTATTTCGACGAGCAAGGGGTCTTTTATGGCTGGCTCTTTCAATATATGCCCATCGGCCGAAGGTATACCCTTGAGGAAATGGTCACCCCGGAACAGAGATTGGAGATGTTTAAGAGAAATGTCTGGGCCATAAAGGAGGGGGGTTACAACTACATCGACTTCTGGAATCAAGGGGTGATGACCGATGGGTGTCTGGCGGCGGGAAGGATGGGAGGCTATCTCTATATCGACTGGAATGGCAACGTCATGCCGTGTGTCTTTATACCTTATTACGCAGATAACATCCTGAAGGTATATGAGAGGGGGGGGGATCTCGACGATGTCCTTTACTCACCCTATTTTAAAGAGATAAGGAGATGGCAATCCCATTATGCCTACGGCAAGCCAGCATTGGAGAGGGACAATCTCATCCTCCCTTGCCCTATAAGGGATCATCACGAGGCCATTTATGAAATCCTGGGGACCCACTATCGGATCAGACCGGCCGACAAACCCGCCAAAGAGGCAGCCGAGGATAAAGGGTATCATGAAGGCTTGATCGAATATGACAAGCTCCTGAGGGAGGTGATCGATCCTGTGTGGGAAACGGAGTATAAGAAGACGGCCTGA
- a CDS encoding DUF4410 domain-containing protein: MGGDKTIKQKYVQYLLVPIAVIALLNGCASTPPSTPSVETTFKSFKDYPDHTFNVKEYIQGMKKGGHNLLIWIDPAVDLTKHSSVNVMDFGGRLLPEQNVFSYDPYITLFNSIFKSSLKLSKEESPDALRIEGAVVECNPGSRAARYWVGFGAGKAGGAVVCEVYEPDKSQPCIRIYTRDTASAGSFGGNSVAMLNHIFSQVGIRLATTVDTTIGQ, translated from the coding sequence ATGGGAGGAGATAAGACGATAAAGCAAAAATACGTTCAATATCTATTAGTACCAATTGCCGTCATTGCATTGTTGAATGGATGTGCCTCCACGCCGCCATCAACACCAAGCGTCGAGACTACATTTAAAAGCTTCAAGGATTACCCTGATCATACCTTTAATGTCAAGGAGTACATTCAAGGGATGAAGAAGGGTGGGCATAACCTTCTAATCTGGATAGACCCGGCAGTAGATTTAACAAAGCATAGTTCGGTAAACGTAATGGATTTTGGCGGACGATTGTTGCCGGAACAGAATGTGTTTTCATACGACCCTTATATCACGCTCTTTAATTCGATCTTTAAAAGCTCCCTGAAACTGTCTAAAGAAGAGTCTCCGGATGCCTTGCGCATTGAGGGTGCGGTGGTTGAATGCAATCCTGGTAGCCGAGCAGCCCGCTATTGGGTGGGATTTGGGGCAGGCAAAGCTGGCGGTGCGGTCGTCTGCGAGGTGTATGAACCTGATAAATCACAGCCCTGTATCCGCATCTATACGAGGGATACCGCCTCTGCTGGGTCCTTTGGTGGCAATTCAGTTGCGATGCTCAACCATATTTTTAGCCAAGTTGGCATCCGTTTGGCCACTACAGTGGACACCACTATTGGCCAGTAA
- a CDS encoding DMT family transporter, protein MSLIHYNSGPKEISGGGLSSLESKEYLDPKAIITLIILTLLWGFNYTAIKYSNQGISPVFASALRSIIASVCGVIYCLRKGQRLFHTDIMLFHGFMVGLLFGLEFACIYFGMLYTDAARSVVFVYLSPFVVAVGAHFFLRGDRLTSLKTLGLVLAFAGIFIVFYGRPKTARPTMFIGDILEIMAAFLWGATTLYIKRFMAERVHPINTFLYQLFFSIPILLIVSFILEPQWIYRIDPYIAASIFYQSVIVAFLSYFIWFQLIHSYSVSRLSAFTFFTPIFGVLFGTIFLSEEFTYSLMVGLPMVSMGIFFVNWRRRTARGTN, encoded by the coding sequence ATGAGCCTGATTCATTATAACAGCGGTCCCAAAGAGATTTCAGGGGGAGGATTGTCCAGCTTAGAGAGCAAGGAGTATTTAGACCCCAAGGCCATCATCACCCTCATCATCTTGACCCTGCTGTGGGGCTTTAACTACACTGCCATCAAATACTCTAACCAGGGGATATCCCCGGTCTTCGCCTCCGCGCTGCGCTCCATCATCGCCTCGGTCTGCGGTGTGATTTATTGCCTGAGGAAGGGGCAGAGGTTATTCCATACCGATATCATGCTCTTTCATGGATTTATGGTGGGTCTGTTGTTCGGCCTGGAGTTCGCCTGTATATACTTCGGGATGCTCTATACGGATGCCGCCCGCTCTGTGGTCTTCGTCTACCTGAGCCCCTTTGTGGTGGCAGTGGGGGCCCATTTCTTTCTCAGGGGGGATCGGCTGACCTCATTAAAGACCCTGGGCCTCGTCCTGGCGTTTGCTGGCATCTTCATCGTCTTTTATGGGAGGCCAAAGACAGCCAGACCTACCATGTTCATCGGAGATATCCTGGAGATCATGGCGGCCTTCCTCTGGGGGGCTACTACCCTCTACATCAAGAGGTTTATGGCGGAAAGGGTCCACCCTATAAACACCTTTCTGTATCAGCTCTTTTTCTCCATCCCCATCCTGTTAATTGTGAGCTTCATCCTCGAGCCACAATGGATCTACAGGATCGATCCCTATATCGCAGCCTCCATCTTCTATCAATCGGTCATAGTCGCCTTTTTGAGCTATTTTATCTGGTTCCAATTGATACACAGCTATTCGGTGAGCAGGCTCTCCGCCTTTACCTTTTTTACCCCCATCTTCGGGGTCCTCTTCGGCACCATCTTTCTCAGCGAGGAATTCACCTATTCTTTGATGGTGGGGCTTCCCATGGTCTCCATGGGGATCTTTTTCGTGAATTGGAGAAGAAGGACGGCAAGGGGAACTAATTAA
- a CDS encoding alpha/beta hydrolase — protein sequence MPIIEAYGMRGNVVLCSGEREGGKDSLVFIHGAGGNYTTWYPQKDYFSCDFSVFIMELPGHGVAHGEGAEEIRSYALWVKGALDELEVERPFLIGHSMGGAITMDLALRFAAFPKGLVLVGTGARLRVDSHILNGIKEDFPQAVEFICQLSFAKDVPQEMMRLGIEEMRKNSPDVLHGDFTACDRFDIMEEVNGIKTPTLVICGDQDVLTPVKYSRYLAEKISGTQLEMVEGAGHMVMLERPEEFNKRLEVFFRSVGQGDA from the coding sequence ATGCCCATTATTGAGGCCTATGGCATGAGGGGGAATGTAGTTTTGTGCAGCGGGGAAAGAGAAGGGGGGAAGGACTCCCTGGTCTTCATCCATGGGGCTGGGGGTAACTACACCACCTGGTATCCACAAAAGGACTACTTTAGCTGTGATTTCAGCGTCTTTATCATGGAGCTGCCCGGACATGGAGTGGCCCATGGGGAGGGGGCCGAAGAGATAAGGAGCTATGCCCTCTGGGTCAAGGGGGCCCTGGATGAACTGGAGGTGGAGAGGCCCTTCTTGATCGGGCACTCCATGGGAGGGGCCATCACCATGGACCTGGCCCTGAGGTTTGCGGCATTCCCCAAGGGTTTGGTCCTGGTGGGTACCGGGGCGAGGCTACGGGTGGATTCCCATATCTTAAACGGGATCAAGGAGGACTTTCCCCAGGCCGTGGAGTTCATCTGTCAACTCTCCTTCGCCAAAGATGTCCCCCAGGAGATGATGAGGTTGGGGATAGAGGAGATGAGAAAGAACTCCCCCGATGTACTGCACGGCGACTTCACTGCCTGTGACCGGTTCGATATCATGGAGGAGGTAAATGGGATAAAAACCCCCACCCTGGTCATCTGCGGCGATCAAGATGTCCTGACCCCGGTCAAGTACTCCCGCTACCTAGCCGAGAAGATATCTGGGACACAACTGGAGATGGTAGAGGGGGCAGGACACATGGTGATGTTGGAGCGCCCCGAGGAGTTCAATAAAAGGCTGGAGGTCTTCTTCCGCTCCGTGGGCCAGGGAGATGCCTAG
- a CDS encoding TMEM165/GDT1 family protein: protein MNLKMLFVVFFTIFLAELGDKTQMATLLLASNRGMNKVGLFLAASSALVLATLMAVVIGSQVSRWVSPQAIRIIAGLAFIAIGLWILWGMRA, encoded by the coding sequence ATGAACCTTAAGATGCTTTTCGTGGTCTTTTTCACCATCTTCTTGGCCGAGTTGGGGGATAAAACCCAGATGGCAACCCTGTTGCTCGCCTCAAATAGGGGGATGAACAAGGTCGGCCTGTTCCTGGCCGCCTCCTCGGCCCTGGTACTGGCAACTTTGATGGCGGTAGTCATCGGATCTCAGGTCAGTCGCTGGGTCTCCCCTCAGGCCATCAGGATCATTGCCGGTTTGGCATTTATCGCCATCGGCCTCTGGATCTTGTGGGGGATGAGGGCTTAA
- a CDS encoding alcohol dehydrogenase catalytic domain-containing protein codes for MRAWILEKQAKIEERPLKLLEVPPPHAQKGEIRVKIQACGVCRTDIHIAEGDLPLRKSPVILGHEIVGVVDEKGKDVKRFKVGDKAGVYWLNSTCKKCKYCLSQRENYCPDIRCTGWDVDGGYTEYITISEDYALPLQGVQLEPEDIAPLMCPGIAGYAAFKLTEAQKGDTLGLFGFGPTAYFVLKAAKYMGIETYVSTRSSKNIEGAKKAGAGWAADTSKEMMPCKLDSAIIFPPAGNLVEPALAQLEKGGVLVMAPVSASPIVIENYSENLWGHSIRTLYNLRRSDAEEFFGIVGGLNLELGKSLFPFEELQDALILAKQGKLEEPNAVITFAD; via the coding sequence GTGAGGGCATGGATACTTGAAAAACAGGCGAAAATAGAGGAAAGGCCTTTGAAACTCTTGGAGGTTCCTCCGCCTCATGCACAAAAAGGTGAAATAAGGGTAAAGATTCAAGCCTGTGGTGTGTGCAGGACAGATATCCATATCGCTGAAGGAGACCTTCCCCTAAGAAAATCCCCGGTAATCTTGGGTCACGAGATTGTAGGTGTTGTTGACGAGAAGGGGAAAGACGTCAAACGCTTCAAGGTTGGCGATAAGGCTGGTGTTTACTGGTTAAACAGCACTTGTAAAAAATGCAAATATTGCTTATCCCAGAGAGAAAATTATTGCCCTGATATCAGATGCACAGGATGGGACGTGGATGGTGGATATACAGAATATATAACCATTTCGGAAGATTATGCCTTACCGCTACAAGGGGTCCAGTTAGAACCTGAGGATATTGCACCGCTCATGTGCCCCGGAATAGCGGGATATGCAGCGTTTAAACTCACAGAGGCGCAAAAAGGAGACACATTGGGGCTTTTTGGATTTGGTCCCACAGCCTATTTTGTTCTCAAGGCCGCTAAGTATATGGGCATAGAGACATACGTGAGCACCAGATCTTCAAAAAATATCGAAGGCGCAAAGAAAGCAGGGGCAGGCTGGGCTGCGGACACATCAAAAGAAATGATGCCTTGCAAATTGGACTCGGCAATTATATTTCCTCCTGCAGGCAACCTGGTTGAACCTGCCCTTGCCCAGTTGGAAAAAGGCGGTGTATTGGTGATGGCACCTGTAAGCGCGTCTCCTATAGTCATTGAAAATTATAGCGAAAATCTGTGGGGACATTCTATAAGGACACTGTATAACCTAAGAAGATCTGATGCAGAAGAATTTTTTGGAATAGTTGGCGGGCTGAATTTGGAATTAGGAAAGAGCCTCTTCCCGTTTGAAGAATTACAGGATGCTCTCATACTGGCCAAACAGGGGAAACTAGAAGAACCAAATGCCGTAATAACCTTTGCCGATTGA
- a CDS encoding ABC transporter permease gives MGNRLAWVGLIIISLLVGMALLAPFLAPYDPLAIDLTGELEGPRPGHPLGQDKLGRDILSQIIYGSQVSLLVGLAVVGISLVIGVALGALAGYFGGVLDAMLMRIVDILLAFPGILLAIALAGILGPSLKNITLALCVLGWVGYARLVRAQVLAEKNREYVLAARALGGSHPRIILRHILPNVFAPVIVEATFGLAGVILAESSLSFLGLGPQDVPTWGKLLNEGAHYLLFAPHVATFPGMAIMLTVLGFNLLGDGLRNRWDVKRSA, from the coding sequence ATGGGAAACAGATTAGCCTGGGTGGGATTGATTATCATCTCCCTCTTGGTCGGGATGGCCCTCTTGGCTCCGTTCCTGGCCCCCTATGATCCCCTGGCCATCGACCTAACGGGTGAACTGGAGGGGCCGAGGCCAGGCCATCCCCTGGGGCAGGACAAGCTGGGCAGAGATATCCTCAGCCAGATCATTTACGGCTCCCAGGTCTCCCTCTTGGTGGGCTTGGCGGTGGTGGGGATCTCCCTGGTCATAGGGGTGGCCCTGGGGGCCTTGGCCGGTTATTTTGGCGGTGTCCTCGATGCCATGTTGATGCGTATAGTAGATATCCTCTTGGCCTTTCCGGGCATCCTGCTGGCCATCGCCCTGGCGGGAATCCTCGGACCCAGTTTGAAGAACATCACCCTCGCCCTGTGTGTCCTCGGTTGGGTGGGATATGCCAGGCTCGTGCGCGCCCAGGTCCTGGCAGAAAAGAACAGGGAATACGTATTGGCAGCCAGGGCCCTGGGAGGGAGCCACCCCAGGATCATCCTAAGGCACATCCTGCCTAATGTGTTCGCCCCGGTCATTGTGGAGGCCACCTTCGGTCTGGCAGGGGTGATCCTGGCCGAGTCGAGCCTCAGTTTTTTAGGGTTGGGACCTCAGGATGTACCCACCTGGGGGAAACTCCTGAACGAGGGGGCGCACTATCTCCTGTTCGCCCCCCATGTGGCCACCTTCCCAGGGATGGCCATCATGCTCACGGTCTTGGGGTTCAATCTCCTCGGGGATGGCCTGCGAAATAGATGGGATGTCAAGAGGTCGGCATGA
- a CDS encoding 16S rRNA (uracil(1498)-N(3))-methyltransferase gives MPRLYIPQERVKGEQIPLKPKEARYILKVLRLGSGDEVTVFDGEGGEYLAELCEDYQGGIYLAIREELRPQRESPLKVTLGQGLLKGEKMKLVIQKATELGVDRIVPLVTLRSVPILEGERETLRVVRWRKIAQEAARQCGRTVVPQVEAINELEDFLAQGEGTKLIFWEGEPTPLREVLGKVDPSPGLTILTGPEGGFSEEEISVAQNNGFLVAGLGQRILRAETATLSVLSIVQHIFGDLG, from the coding sequence ATGCCTAGGCTATATATCCCCCAGGAGAGGGTAAAGGGCGAACAGATCCCCCTCAAACCTAAGGAGGCGAGGTACATCCTTAAGGTGCTGCGGCTCGGTTCTGGCGATGAGGTGACGGTATTCGATGGGGAGGGGGGAGAATACTTGGCTGAGCTCTGCGAGGACTACCAGGGTGGGATATATCTAGCGATAAGGGAGGAGTTGAGACCACAAAGGGAATCCCCCCTGAAGGTAACCCTCGGTCAGGGGCTCCTGAAGGGGGAAAAGATGAAGCTCGTGATACAAAAGGCTACGGAGCTGGGTGTTGACAGGATTGTCCCCCTCGTTACCTTACGCTCCGTTCCTATCTTGGAAGGGGAGAGGGAAACGCTCCGCGTAGTGAGGTGGCGCAAGATCGCCCAGGAGGCGGCCAGGCAGTGTGGCAGGACGGTTGTGCCCCAGGTGGAGGCGATCAATGAACTGGAGGATTTCCTCGCTCAGGGCGAAGGGACAAAGTTGATCTTCTGGGAGGGGGAACCCACCCCCCTGCGGGAGGTATTGGGAAAGGTCGATCCTTCGCCGGGGCTTACCATCCTCACCGGACCTGAGGGAGGATTTTCCGAAGAGGAGATCTCTGTTGCCCAGAACAATGGCTTTTTAGTTGCTGGGTTGGGACAAAGAATTCTAAGGGCAGAGACAGCAACCCTGAGCGTATTGAGCATCGTGCAACATATCTTCGGCGATTTGGGGTAA
- a CDS encoding phosphoribosyltransferase: protein MNLHTPRNIIERSEFREHSRVFCDRAHAGKILADMLDPHRQQDAMVLAIPAGGVPVAAVIAETLHLPLEVAVVSKITLPWNTEAGYGAVASDGTMRLNEDLLSHLGLTEREIQQGMDQTYQKVLKRVKRFRGDQLFPDLLKRPAILVDDGLASGFTLLAAIETLRKFGAKRIIVAVPTGQWSALQRMTQEAETVYCANVRSGWSFVVADAYEQWSDVDEEEAVRNIQTLICQQWCSRSQGN, encoded by the coding sequence ATGAACCTGCATACACCCCGTAACATCATAGAACGAAGCGAATTTCGCGAGCATTCACGGGTCTTTTGCGACCGTGCACACGCCGGGAAGATCCTGGCCGACATGCTCGATCCACACCGCCAGCAGGATGCCATGGTGCTGGCTATCCCAGCAGGGGGTGTGCCAGTGGCCGCTGTGATAGCGGAAACACTCCATCTCCCCCTGGAAGTGGCGGTGGTCAGCAAGATCACCCTCCCGTGGAACACCGAGGCAGGCTACGGTGCCGTGGCCTCTGATGGGACCATGCGTTTGAACGAGGATCTCCTCTCTCACCTCGGGCTGACCGAGCGGGAAATCCAGCAAGGAATGGATCAAACATACCAAAAGGTCCTTAAACGGGTAAAAAGATTCCGTGGAGACCAACTTTTTCCAGACCTCTTGAAACGGCCGGCGATCCTAGTTGACGACGGTCTTGCCTCGGGTTTTACCCTCCTGGCAGCGATCGAGACCCTTCGCAAATTCGGGGCAAAACGCATCATTGTCGCAGTTCCCACCGGCCAGTGGAGTGCCCTCCAGAGGATGACCCAGGAGGCAGAAACTGTCTACTGCGCCAATGTCCGCAGCGGATGGAGCTTTGTGGTGGCGGATGCCTACGAACAGTGGTCGGATGTAGATGAAGAGGAGGCGGTTAGGAACATACAAACGCTTATCTGTCAGCAATGGTGCAGCAGGTCTCAAGGAAATTGA
- a CDS encoding epoxyqueuosine reductase, producing the protein MKSFINKSPENSLKNEKNDKAWADPLVGFSSGDDPLYQEFKEHVGSFHWTPLEMFTKTFPWLKVAPDQLTVISWVLPHTNATISDNRKETVYPSERWARARIYGEGVNEKLRRHVVATLQGSGYEAVAPMLSPFFERKTSERYGFASTWSERHTAYASGLGTFGLCDGLITPRGKAMRCGSVVARIKIPPTNRPYNDHHAYCLFFTKGLCGECIRRCPVGAITEAGHDKVKCRDYLRPVTADYVRSHFGFEGYGCGLCQTDVSCESKIPTEHDVK; encoded by the coding sequence ATCAAAAGTTTCATTAACAAATCCCCGGAGAATTCACTTAAAAATGAAAAAAATGATAAGGCATGGGCAGATCCGCTCGTGGGATTCTCGAGCGGTGATGATCCTCTCTATCAAGAATTCAAGGAACATGTTGGGTCCTTTCATTGGACTCCTTTGGAAATGTTCACCAAAACATTTCCCTGGTTAAAGGTTGCACCAGATCAACTAACGGTCATAAGCTGGGTGTTACCGCACACTAACGCCACAATATCCGATAACCGAAAAGAGACCGTATATCCTTCGGAAAGATGGGCTAGGGCACGCATCTATGGTGAAGGGGTCAACGAAAAGCTCCGCAGACATGTGGTGGCAACCTTGCAAGGGTCTGGGTACGAGGCCGTCGCCCCCATGCTTTCTCCTTTCTTTGAAAGGAAAACGTCTGAGCGTTATGGCTTTGCCTCCACGTGGTCTGAACGACATACAGCGTATGCATCGGGTCTGGGAACCTTTGGTCTTTGTGATGGTCTCATTACTCCAAGGGGTAAGGCCATGCGTTGTGGGTCAGTTGTTGCTCGCATCAAAATTCCTCCCACAAACAGGCCATATAATGATCATCATGCCTACTGCCTCTTTTTTACCAAAGGCCTATGCGGAGAGTGTATCCGTCGTTGCCCTGTAGGGGCAATTACCGAGGCTGGTCATGACAAAGTGAAATGTAGAGATTATCTTCGTCCGGTGACCGCAGATTATGTGAGGTCCCACTTTGGTTTCGAGGGTTATGGCTGCGGCTTATGCCAAACAGATGTTTCCTGTGAGTCCAAGATTCCCACCGAACATGATGTTAAATAG
- a CDS encoding queuosine precursor transporter translates to MPIPMVWIYWVASLTIVTYASAYIVKSFPEHGFAALAAFYTIYLGASQIMAIRIVEFDLGFHRFFAPAAVFIYPFIAQAIDMINEAYGRSKAHLAIIIAFITQVLLVTFIAMVNSLSPAPFFPFEEAWQGIFRLGIRITGASWIAFLICQNLDAYLFAWLKKRYESRIWLRSITSDLLDLTVDSVIFVTLAFYGVMPILPLIIGQIVSKNIIGFLDTPWFVWYKRVLQKG, encoded by the coding sequence ATGCCCATTCCGATGGTGTGGATCTATTGGGTGGCCAGTTTGACCATCGTCACCTATGCCAGCGCCTACATTGTAAAGAGCTTTCCCGAGCATGGATTTGCTGCCCTGGCGGCCTTTTACACCATCTACCTGGGTGCCTCCCAAATCATGGCTATAAGGATCGTGGAGTTTGATCTGGGATTTCATCGTTTTTTCGCCCCTGCTGCCGTGTTCATCTATCCCTTTATCGCCCAGGCCATAGACATGATCAACGAGGCCTATGGGAGGAGTAAGGCCCATCTGGCGATCATCATCGCCTTCATCACCCAGGTATTGCTCGTGACCTTCATCGCCATGGTGAATAGCCTCTCCCCTGCCCCCTTTTTCCCGTTCGAGGAGGCCTGGCAGGGGATATTCAGGTTGGGGATAAGGATCACGGGGGCCTCATGGATCGCCTTTCTAATCTGTCAGAACCTAGATGCCTATCTATTTGCCTGGTTAAAGAAGAGGTACGAGAGTCGAATATGGCTGCGGAGCATCACCAGTGACCTCCTGGACCTGACCGTCGACAGCGTGATCTTTGTGACCCTGGCCTTCTACGGGGTCATGCCCATCCTCCCCCTTATCATAGGTCAGATCGTGAGCAAAAACATCATCGGCTTTTTGGACACCCCCTGGTTTGTCTGGTACAAGAGGGTGTTGCAAAAGGGATGA